In Dermacentor silvarum isolate Dsil-2018 chromosome 2, BIME_Dsil_1.4, whole genome shotgun sequence, the following proteins share a genomic window:
- the LOC119441864 gene encoding neprilysin-1 produces MDAATKNISVQKAQNIAFNIPSFEKTTALDKAYESFSSDARGGSSFLDLVIRLVEVNHKSDELSVYGVIDRSDSATVHSRVNAMYVYSLNVVNVNAALLALPFFAQGAPLSVTYGSLGAIVAHEIIHGFDVSGRLYDEVGGFEDWWSNATNAAYREASACFVEQMRSLASSANAGSVTLEENTADNGGARCAYDAYVLAAERAPNVVQLRGLEAFEEEQLFFVAYCYKFCGIERPSSATQRFATHPADKLRCNVPLLNMPEFAAAFECELGAAMNPARRCAVW; encoded by the coding sequence ATGGATGCGGCCACGAAGAACATatctgtccagaaggcccaaaaCATTGCCTTCAACATACCGAGCTTCGAGAAGACCACTGCCCTCGACAAAGCGTACGAGTCATTCTCGTCGGACGCGCGCGGCGGGAGCAGCTTCCTGGACTTGGTCATACGGCTGGTGGAGGTCAACCACAAGAGCGACGAGCTGTCCGTGTACGGCGTCATCGACCGCAGCGATTCGGCCACGGTGCACTCCAGGGTCAACGCCATGTACGTGTACAGCCTCAACGTCGTCAACGTGAACgcggcgttgctggcgctgcccTTCTTCGCTCAGGGCGCGCCGCTGTCGGTCACGTACGGCAGCCTGGGCGCTATCGTGGCGCACGAGATTATCCACGGCTTCGACGTGAGCGGCCGCCTGTACGACGAGGTGGGCGGCTTCGAAGACTGGTGGAGCAACGCAACCAACGCCGCATACCGCGAGGCGAGCGCCTGCTTCGTCGAGCAGATGCGAAGCCTCGCCAGCTCGGCGAACGCGGGCTCGGTAACGCTCGAAGAGAACACCGCCGACAACGGTGGCGCCCGCTGCGCGTACGACGCGTACGTGCTCGCGGCAGAGCGAGCCCCAAACGTCGTGCAGCTGCGCGGGCTGGAAGCGTTCGAGGAAGAGcagctcttcttcgtcgcttacTGCTACAAGTTCTGCGGGATCGAGCGGCCTTCCTCGGCGACGCAGCGCTTCGCCACACATCCTGCGGACAAGCTGCGCTGCAACGTGCCGCTTCTCAACATGCCCGAGTTTGCGGCCGCGTTCGAATGCGAGCTTGGAGCGGCCATGAATCCGGCGCGTAGGTGCGCAGTCTGGTAG